In Pseudomonas sp. Q1-7, the genomic window CGCTGCTGCTCTACGGCGTGGAAACGGCGGTGCTGGCGCCCGGCTACCGAGCGGCCTGAGCGAACGATTACATACCCGCCGTGATGCGTTAGGCATCCGGCGACACGAAAACTGAGAGTGATTACCGCCCCATGAGCAATACCAGAGATCTTGAACGCGCCGAACTGCACAAAACCATCTGGCGCATCGCCAACGACCTGCGTGGCAGCGTCGATGGCTGGGACTTCAAGACCTACGTTCTTGGCATGCTGTTCTACCGCTTTATCTCGGAGAACCTGACCAACTACCTCAACGAACAGGAGCGCCGCGCGGGCAGTGCGGATTTTGACTACATCGATTTGGCAGACGCCCACGCTATCGTGGGCCGTTACGAAACGGTTCAGGAAAAGGGCTTCTACATCCTGCCTTCGCAACTGTTCGCCAATGTGCGCAAGCGCGCCCGCCATGACCCGAACCTCAACGAAACCCTGTCGAAAGTGTTCAAGGACATCGAGGCCTCGGCGTTGGGCGCTGGTAGTGAGGACGACTTCAAGGGGCTGTTCGATGACCTGGACGTCAACAGCAGCAAGCTCGGCCCCACCGTGGCCAAGCGCAACGAAAAACTGGTCAAGCTGCTCGACGCCATCGGCGATCTGCCGCTGGGCAACAGCTCGGGCAATTTTGCCGACAACAGCATCGACCTGTTCGGCGACGCCTACGAATACCTGATGCAGATGTATGCCTCCACCGCCGGCAAGTCCGGTGGCGAGTTCTACACCCCGCAGGAGGTCTCCGAACTGCTGGCCCGCATCACGGTGGTAGGCAAGAAGGAGGTCAACAAGGTTTATGACCCAGCCTGCGGCTCCGGCTCGCTGTTGCTCAGCTTCTCCAAGGTGCTGGGGCACAACAAGGTGCGTCAGGGCTTCTACGGCCAGGAAATCAACCTCACCACCTACAACCTGTGCCGGATCAACATGTTCCTGCACAACGTGAACTACGAGAAGTTCAACATCGCCCACGGCGACACCCTGACCGACCCGGCGCACTGGGACGACGAGCCTTTCGAGGCCATCGTCTCCAACCCGCCCTACTCGATCAAATGGGAGGGCGATGCCAACCCGCTGCTGATCAACGACCCGCGCTTCGCTCCGGCCGGCGTGCTCGCGCCCAAGAGCAAGGCCGACCTGGCATTCACCCTGCACATCCTCAGCTGGCTGGCGGTCAACGGTACGGCTGCCATTGTCGAGTTCCCCGGCGTGCTCTATCGCGGCGGTGCGGAAGCCAAGATTCGCAAGTACCTGATCGACAACAACTACGTCGATGCCGTCATCCAGTTGCCGCCGGATCTGTTCTTCGGCACCACCATCGCCACCTGCATCATCGTGCTGAAGAAGTCCAAGCACGACAACGCCACGCTGTTCATCGACGCCTCCAGCCTGTTTGTGCGCAGCGGCAACAAGAACAAGCTGCTGCTCGATCACCAGCGGAAAATCCTCGACGCATTCACCGCTCGCCAGAACATCGACCATTTCGCTCGCATGGTGGAGAACGGCGACATCGCCGCCAACGGCTACAACATCGCCGTCTCCAGCTATGTCGAGCAGGCCGACACCAGCGAAGCGGTGGATATTCGTGAGCTCAACGAGAAAATCAGCGGCATCGTTGCCCGGCAGACGGAGCTGCGAAAGCAGATCGATGCCATCGTTGCGGATCTGGAAGGAGCCCTGGCATGAGCGAGCAACCAGCAGGGGAAATCATTCTTTACCAACGTGGCGATGCAACCGCCATCGATGTGCGGCTAGACGGCGATACGGTCTGGCTGACCCAGGAGCAGATGGCGGAGCTGTTCGGCAAGGCCAAGTCGACCATCAACGAGCACATCAAGAACGTCTTCGAGGAAGGCGAGCTGGTGCCGGAGCAGGTGATGAGAAAAATCGGGATTTCCGAATTTTCTACCAAGCCGACCAACTTCTATAACCTCGACGTCATCATCTCGGTCGGTTACCGGGTCAAGTCGCAGCAGGGCACGCGCTTTCGCATCTGGGCCACCGAGCGCCTGCGTGAATACCTGGTCAAGGGCTTCACCATGGATGACGCGCGCCTGAAGAATCTGGGCGGCGGCAGCTACTGGAAAGAGCTGCTGGATCGCATCCGCGACATTCGTTCCAGCGAGAAGGTGCTCTACCGTCAGGTGCTCGACCTGTACGCCACCAGCCTGGATTACGACCCCAAGGCCGAAGCCAGCGTGGTGTTCTTCAAGGCCGTACAGAACAAGCTGCATTACGCGGCCCACGGTCAGACGGCGGCGGAAGTGGTCAGGCAACGTGCCGATGCCGGTAAGCCCTTCATGGGGCTGTTGTCCTTCAGCGGCAAGCAGCCCACCAAGGCCGAAGTCAGCAACGCCAAGAACTACCTCAACGCCGACGAGCTTAAACGCCTGAATACGCTGGTCTCGGCCTATTTCGACGCCGCCGAGTTCCGTGCCATGAACCATGAGCCGACCTATATGAAGGACTGGCTCGCGCACCTGGAGCAACTGATCCTGGCCATGGGCGGCAAGGCCCTGGAAGGTGCCGGTAAAGTCAGCCATCAGCAGGCCATTGCTCACGCCGAATCGGAGTACGCCAAGTTCCGTGCCCAGTTGGCCGAGCAGCCGAGCGAGGTGGAAGCGGCCTATCTGGAAACCGTAAAGACGGTGCAGAAGAAAATCACCGGGAAGAAAAAGCCATGAGCCGGATCGATGCGCTGATCGCTGAGCTTTGTCCGGAGGGCGTGGAGTTCCTGGAGCTCCAGGAGCTTTTTGACACGAAGAATGGCTATACACCCTCGACGACCAATAAGTCCTACTGGACTGAGGGAACCGTACCCTGGTTCCGAATGGAAGACATCCGTGAAAACGGTCGAATCTTGGGTGAGTCGCTCCAGCAAATCACCGAAGAGGCAGTGAAAGGTGGGAGGCTCTTTCCTGCCGACTCCATCATCATCGCGACCTCAGCTACCATTGGTGAGCATGCGCTCATCACTGTTCCACATCTCTCGAACCAAAGGTTCACTTCGCTCGCGCTGAAGCCTGAACTCTCTTCTCTCCTGGACATGAAGTTTGCTTTTTACTACTGCTTCGTACTCAGTGAGTGGTGTCGCAACAACACGACGACATCGAGTTTTGCATCGGTCGAAATGAATGGGTTCAAGAGATTTCGGTTTCCGGTACCGCCGCTCGAAATTCAACGCGAGATCGTAAAAGTTCTTGACGCTTTCACGGAGCTGGAGGCGGAGCTGGAGGCGGAGCTGGAGGCGGAGCTGGAGGCGCGTCGCGGCCAGTACCAGTACTACCGCGACGCCTTGCTCGCTTTCAGCGATCAGGATATTCGCTGGGCCGCGATGGCCGAGGTCGGCGAGTTCTTCCGAGGTCGCCGCTTCACCAAGGCTGACTATGTGGATGCCGGCGTGCCGTGCGTTCACTATGGCGACATCTACACGCAGTACGGCACCGCCACCGAGACAACCGTTTCACACGTGCGCACCGATATGGCGCCGACGCTCCGCTTTGCGCAGCCTGGCGATTTGATAATCGCTGGCGTGGGCGAGACGGTTGAGGATGTAGGTAAAGCCGT contains:
- a CDS encoding type I restriction-modification system subunit M; translated protein: MSNTRDLERAELHKTIWRIANDLRGSVDGWDFKTYVLGMLFYRFISENLTNYLNEQERRAGSADFDYIDLADAHAIVGRYETVQEKGFYILPSQLFANVRKRARHDPNLNETLSKVFKDIEASALGAGSEDDFKGLFDDLDVNSSKLGPTVAKRNEKLVKLLDAIGDLPLGNSSGNFADNSIDLFGDAYEYLMQMYASTAGKSGGEFYTPQEVSELLARITVVGKKEVNKVYDPACGSGSLLLSFSKVLGHNKVRQGFYGQEINLTTYNLCRINMFLHNVNYEKFNIAHGDTLTDPAHWDDEPFEAIVSNPPYSIKWEGDANPLLINDPRFAPAGVLAPKSKADLAFTLHILSWLAVNGTAAIVEFPGVLYRGGAEAKIRKYLIDNNYVDAVIQLPPDLFFGTTIATCIIVLKKSKHDNATLFIDASSLFVRSGNKNKLLLDHQRKILDAFTARQNIDHFARMVENGDIAANGYNIAVSSYVEQADTSEAVDIRELNEKISGIVARQTELRKQIDAIVADLEGALA
- a CDS encoding virulence RhuM family protein, which gives rise to MSEQPAGEIILYQRGDATAIDVRLDGDTVWLTQEQMAELFGKAKSTINEHIKNVFEEGELVPEQVMRKIGISEFSTKPTNFYNLDVIISVGYRVKSQQGTRFRIWATERLREYLVKGFTMDDARLKNLGGGSYWKELLDRIRDIRSSEKVLYRQVLDLYATSLDYDPKAEASVVFFKAVQNKLHYAAHGQTAAEVVRQRADAGKPFMGLLSFSGKQPTKAEVSNAKNYLNADELKRLNTLVSAYFDAAEFRAMNHEPTYMKDWLAHLEQLILAMGGKALEGAGKVSHQQAIAHAESEYAKFRAQLAEQPSEVEAAYLETVKTVQKKITGKKKP
- a CDS encoding restriction endonuclease subunit S, producing MSRIDALIAELCPEGVEFLELQELFDTKNGYTPSTTNKSYWTEGTVPWFRMEDIRENGRILGESLQQITEEAVKGGRLFPADSIIIATSATIGEHALITVPHLSNQRFTSLALKPELSSLLDMKFAFYYCFVLSEWCRNNTTTSSFASVEMNGFKRFRFPVPPLEIQREIVKVLDAFTELEAELEAELEAELEARRGQYQYYRDALLAFSDQDIRWAAMAEVGEFFRGRRFTKADYVDAGVPCVHYGDIYTQYGTATETTVSHVRTDMAPTLRFAQPGDLIIAGVGETVEDVGKAVAWLGSGEVAIHDDCFAFRHSLNPRFVSYYFQTTAFHAEKNKFVARAKVKRLSSESLAKLTIPVPSLEEQARIVAILDKFDALVNDISVGLPAEIVARRQQYAYYRDRLLTFKEAL